The Pseudomonas triclosanedens genome has a window encoding:
- a CDS encoding TetR family transcriptional regulator yields MRRTKEDSEKTRQTILDSAEQLFFAKGVSNTSLEEIARSAGVTRGAVYWHFQNKAHLFNDLLNQVRLPPEQLAQRLSGCDDHDPIQSLFELSVEVIESLARDPQRRRILTILLQRCEFTDELRDAEERHNHFVRQFIELCERLFARENCRNRLVPGVTPRIASRAVHAMLVGLLSDWLRDPELFDAERDTRVLFDAQFRGLVRDWRTPA; encoded by the coding sequence ATGAGAAGAACTAAAGAAGATTCGGAAAAGACGCGACAGACGATACTCGACTCGGCCGAGCAGCTCTTTTTTGCCAAGGGCGTCTCCAATACGAGCCTCGAAGAAATCGCCAGAAGCGCCGGTGTGACACGCGGCGCGGTGTACTGGCACTTCCAGAACAAAGCCCATCTGTTCAACGACCTGCTCAACCAGGTGCGCCTGCCGCCGGAACAGTTGGCGCAGCGGTTATCCGGCTGCGATGACCACGACCCGATCCAGTCGCTGTTCGAGCTGAGCGTCGAAGTCATCGAGAGCCTGGCGCGCGATCCGCAACGCCGGCGCATCCTCACGATCCTGCTGCAGCGCTGCGAATTCACCGACGAACTACGTGACGCCGAGGAGCGCCACAATCACTTCGTCCGCCAGTTCATCGAGCTGTGCGAGCGCCTGTTCGCCCGAGAGAACTGCCGCAACCGACTGGTGCCTGGCGTCACGCCACGGATCGCCTCGCGCGCGGTGCATGCGATGCTCGTCGGCCTGCTCAGTGACTGGCTGCGCGATCCGGAACTGTTCGATGCGGAGCGGGACACACGCGTACTGTTCGATGCGCAGTTCCGTGGCCTGGTGCGCGACTGGCGCACGCCGGCATGA
- a CDS encoding glycosyltransferase family 2 protein, giving the protein MSSMSASRTCTPLISLVVPCYNESAMVGLFHEEVSRQLRSLQGVGYELVFVNDGSRDRTLDHLRELAERDPHVIVIDLARNFGKEAALTAGLFEAVGDVVVPMDADLQDPPELLVEFLAHWRNGYDVVLARRVDRSADGLLKRSTAHWFYRLHSRISDVALPENVGDFRLMDRKVVDALKALPERHRFMKGLFAWVGHRTTVIDYVRSPRAAGTTKFSGWKLWNLALEGITSFSTLPLRVWTYLGALIASVSILYAGFIVIRTLLFGADVPGYASLLTSILLLSGIQLIGIGVVGEYVGRIYTESKQRPLYLIQARYGRGPSSALPQTQDEV; this is encoded by the coding sequence ATGTCATCCATGTCTGCCTCTAGGACCTGCACCCCACTCATCTCGTTAGTCGTACCTTGCTACAACGAGAGTGCGATGGTCGGCCTGTTCCACGAAGAAGTGTCACGCCAATTGCGGTCGTTGCAGGGGGTTGGCTACGAGCTCGTGTTCGTCAACGATGGAAGCCGAGATAGAACACTCGACCACCTGCGCGAGCTTGCAGAACGGGACCCTCACGTCATCGTGATCGACCTTGCCCGAAACTTCGGCAAGGAGGCAGCCTTGACGGCTGGGCTCTTCGAAGCCGTCGGCGACGTCGTTGTGCCGATGGATGCCGACCTGCAAGACCCGCCAGAACTACTGGTGGAGTTTCTCGCCCATTGGCGCAACGGCTACGACGTCGTTCTCGCTCGGCGAGTCGATCGCAGTGCGGACGGTCTACTCAAGCGCTCCACTGCGCATTGGTTCTACAGGCTGCACAGCCGCATTTCCGACGTCGCCTTGCCCGAGAATGTAGGAGATTTTCGCCTGATGGATCGGAAGGTGGTGGATGCCCTGAAAGCACTGCCCGAACGCCATCGCTTCATGAAAGGGCTGTTCGCCTGGGTTGGGCACCGCACGACCGTCATCGACTATGTCCGCAGCCCAAGAGCAGCCGGCACTACCAAGTTCTCCGGCTGGAAGCTCTGGAATCTTGCCCTGGAAGGCATCACCAGCTTCAGCACCCTGCCACTACGAGTCTGGACGTATCTCGGAGCCCTGATCGCCTCGGTATCAATACTGTATGCAGGCTTCATCGTCATTCGGACCCTGCTTTTTGGAGCAGACGTTCCGGGCTACGCCTCACTGCTGACCTCAATCCTGCTGCTCTCCGGCATTCAACTGATCGGCATCGGCGTGGTCGGCGAATATGTAGGGCGCATCTACACGGAGTCGAAGCAACGTCCGCTCTACCTCATCCAGGCTCGTTACGGCAGAGGTCCATCTTCTGCGCTGCCTCAGACTCAGGACGAGGTCTGA
- a CDS encoding Bcr/CflA family multidrug efflux MFS transporter encodes MNFRILLILGALSAFGPMAIDFYLPSFPMLAQAFGTDVEHVQLSLSAYFAGLAIGQLLYGPLADRFGRRLPLLLGVSIFTLASVACAFAPSLEWLIGARFVQALGGCAGMVISRAVVRDLCDPISAAKAFSQLMLVMGLAPILAPLAGGMLLSLSGWRSIFYCLTVFSALAGLAIALWLPETIPSGPRPPLRGAGRQYLALFADRSFLTYALTGGVAIAGMFSYIAGSPFVFIELYGVPPEHYGWIFGSNAAGFILMAQVNARLLRYRGPGFWLRRAVWVYFACGALLLAITLARPAELWPLLVPLFGCIACLGFLLPNASACAMASQGRHAGSASALMGSLQFSVAAAASALVGALHDGTALPMAVVITVCGLVAALLGWASGQITGRSA; translated from the coding sequence ATGAACTTCCGCATCCTGCTGATCCTCGGCGCGTTGAGCGCCTTCGGGCCTATGGCCATCGATTTCTATCTGCCCAGTTTCCCGATGCTGGCGCAGGCTTTCGGTACCGATGTCGAGCATGTACAGCTCAGTCTGTCCGCCTATTTTGCGGGGCTGGCCATCGGGCAACTGCTATACGGGCCGCTGGCTGATCGTTTTGGCCGGCGCCTGCCGTTGTTGCTTGGGGTAAGTATCTTCACGCTGGCCTCGGTGGCCTGTGCGTTTGCGCCGAGCCTGGAATGGCTGATCGGCGCACGGTTCGTCCAGGCGCTGGGCGGTTGCGCGGGGATGGTGATTTCCCGCGCGGTGGTGCGCGACCTGTGCGACCCGATTTCCGCCGCCAAGGCGTTCTCGCAATTGATGCTGGTGATGGGGCTGGCGCCGATCCTTGCGCCGTTGGCGGGGGGAATGCTGCTGAGCCTGTCCGGCTGGCGCTCGATCTTCTACTGCCTGACGGTGTTCAGCGCGCTGGCGGGCCTGGCGATTGCGCTGTGGTTGCCGGAGACGATTCCGAGCGGGCCGCGGCCGCCGTTGCGCGGGGCGGGGCGGCAGTATCTGGCGCTGTTCGCCGACCGTTCGTTCCTCACCTATGCGCTGACCGGCGGCGTGGCTATCGCCGGGATGTTCTCTTACATCGCCGGGTCGCCGTTCGTTTTCATCGAATTGTATGGCGTGCCGCCCGAGCACTATGGCTGGATCTTCGGCAGCAACGCGGCCGGTTTCATCCTCATGGCGCAGGTGAATGCGCGCTTGCTGCGCTATCGCGGGCCGGGGTTCTGGCTGCGTCGGGCGGTATGGGTGTATTTCGCCTGTGGTGCGCTGCTGCTGGCCATCACCCTGGCCAGGCCGGCGGAGCTGTGGCCGCTACTGGTCCCGCTGTTCGGCTGTATCGCCTGCCTGGGCTTCCTGTTGCCCAATGCGTCGGCCTGCGCGATGGCGAGCCAGGGGCGGCATGCCGGAAGCGCGTCGGCGCTGATGGGCAGTCTGCAGTTCAGCGTTGCGGCTGCGGCGTCGGCATTGGTCGGTGCGCTTCACGACGGCACCGCCCTGCCGATGGCGGTGGTGATCACCGTGTGTGGCCTGGTGGCCGCGCTGCTGGGGTGGGCGAGCGGTCAGATCACCGGGCGCTCGGCCTGA
- a CDS encoding glucosyltransferase domain-containing protein: MYATPTNQPTSDELTRRVFACTLLATLASKGFALFPALTPDDYLLTYDEAGEAMYLSQGRYTEALLQRLTHLMGLHWSDIYFPNTALLLLAYAILASLAAISLCPNPRSPAIPCLGGALIACHPFFAALLAFREAALNTLCCVLLLIGFLGGWLRLLEDQRQWRTHLLSALALIGALGCYQPAISIALCITLPILVQRAFIETNRPLQEILRRWPLVLPLLFALLGYALLNAVLVPAGSDAGDPRAQIMPWSGLFTRTEQGFALLRKLLFDGTAIESGLLVKAQSALLVIGGLCVGRRRPVFALTLLAVYLLLQLLSILPLALTKVWWPVLRAASAAGFAVGLLAMLTLLNCGRAMRPLMVGWLFVCWGLAQHSAILLGDQWRLNRWDFGQALLITQAIHEQFPSIATPRVSLVAEGWRYPATLTSNMPDHGTSAFTVPWAIQGLLREASGQDMPFVYPSEADVARCAHSPHWPAPGSLSREDDVIHVCL; encoded by the coding sequence ATGTACGCCACGCCCACCAACCAGCCCACCTCCGACGAACTCACTCGCCGTGTTTTCGCCTGCACCCTGCTTGCAACGCTGGCCAGCAAGGGATTCGCACTGTTTCCCGCACTCACGCCCGATGACTACCTGCTCACCTACGATGAAGCCGGTGAGGCGATGTACCTGAGCCAGGGGCGCTATACCGAGGCCCTGTTACAGCGCTTGACCCACCTGATGGGACTCCACTGGAGCGATATCTACTTTCCGAACACCGCCCTCCTGCTGCTCGCATACGCGATTCTGGCAAGCCTCGCGGCCATCTCGCTGTGCCCCAACCCACGCTCGCCGGCGATACCATGCCTGGGTGGCGCACTCATTGCCTGCCACCCGTTCTTCGCCGCACTACTGGCATTTCGCGAGGCTGCGCTGAATACGCTTTGCTGCGTGCTCCTCCTCATCGGCTTTCTCGGCGGATGGTTACGGCTGCTGGAGGACCAGCGGCAATGGCGGACACACCTGCTGTCGGCACTAGCACTGATCGGCGCACTGGGCTGTTACCAACCGGCGATCAGTATTGCGCTGTGCATTACCCTGCCAATTCTCGTCCAGCGTGCCTTCATCGAAACGAATCGGCCGCTACAAGAGATCCTGCGCCGCTGGCCGCTTGTTCTGCCGTTGCTGTTCGCCCTGCTCGGATATGCCCTGCTCAATGCGGTGCTGGTGCCTGCTGGAAGTGACGCCGGAGATCCCAGGGCACAGATCATGCCGTGGAGCGGATTGTTCACGCGTACGGAGCAGGGGTTCGCTCTGCTGCGAAAGCTGCTGTTCGACGGGACTGCCATAGAATCAGGACTACTGGTCAAGGCGCAGAGTGCGCTGCTGGTCATCGGGGGGCTTTGCGTCGGTCGCCGACGCCCTGTATTCGCCCTGACGTTGCTGGCCGTATATCTGCTGCTGCAATTGCTATCGATCCTTCCCCTCGCACTAACCAAAGTGTGGTGGCCCGTATTGCGTGCCGCTAGCGCTGCCGGATTCGCCGTAGGCCTGCTCGCGATGCTGACGCTCCTGAATTGTGGTCGCGCCATGCGGCCGTTGATGGTCGGATGGCTGTTCGTCTGCTGGGGGCTCGCGCAGCACAGCGCGATACTGCTTGGCGATCAATGGCGTCTGAATCGCTGGGACTTCGGCCAGGCACTTCTCATCACCCAGGCGATACACGAACAGTTCCCCAGTATCGCCACTCCCCGAGTCAGCCTTGTCGCAGAAGGATGGCGCTACCCAGCAACGCTGACCTCAAACATGCCCGACCACGGTACTTCAGCGTTCACCGTTCCTTGGGCGATCCAAGGCCTGCTGCGCGAAGCAAGCGGTCAGGACATGCCGTTCGTCTATCCGAGCGAAGCAGATGTGGCGCGCTGCGCCCACTCGCCCCATTGGCCAGCGCCTGGCTCATTGAGCCGTGAGGACGATGTCATCCATGTCTGCCTCTAG
- a CDS encoding efflux RND transporter permease subunit produces the protein MISRFFIERPVFAMVISIVILLAGLVAMRALPVAQYPEIVPPEVSVTASYPGASSQVIAETVAAPLEQEINGVEGMIYQLSNSDSSGAMSLTVYFEVGTDPDQATIDVNNKVQAALAKLPEEVRRQGVQVEKKSADILQVVTLFSPDNSRDPIFISNYALINVIDDLKRIPGVGDVSQFGSKDYSMRIWLRPDKLAQYNLTPSDVVSAIREQNSQFAAGSFGQQPMNEPQDFTYMATAQGRFTDPKEFENVILRSDSTGASLLLKDVARVELGAQDYSLVTSLNGQQNAAFGIYLQPGANALDTAQAVRDHMAALAKRFPQGITYKIPYDTTTFVKVSIEEVVHTFIEALILVMVVVFVFLQNIRATLIPVLAIPVSLVGTFAGMYLLGFSINLLSLFGMVLAIGIVVDDAIVVLENVERVMRTEKLSPKEAAIKAMEEVTGPIIAIVLVLCAVFIPVGFLGGLAGQMYQQFAITIAVSVVISGIVALTLSPALCALILKPEHKEPAAPFRWFNRTFERITNGYGAGVQFFLKRAVLGLVLFGGMIGLLVILFGRVPGSLVPDEDQGYVLNAYFLPPAASLSRTEKLTGDVTQELMKHPAVADVVTFAGFDILTFGTRSNAGVSFVTLKDWKERNTPELDARNLTHEFMKMGAAQEDGVVMSFNPPPITGMSTTGGFEAYIQDRSGGTSEQLEGVVTKFLAAASKRPELAGLNTTFNANVPQYYIDLDRTKARSLGVAINDVFTAMQSTFGSYYVNDFTLYGRTWQVSLESEPEFRRKPEDLSQVFVRASTGDLVPLSTLVSVRRTLGPDSYARFNVFPAAKLLGGPAPGYSSGQALAAMQEVADQVLGEDYSLAWIGSAYQELATQGSGSTAFIFGLVLVFLILAAQYERWTLPLAVVTAVPFAVFGAILAIWLRGLDNDVYFQVGLVTLIGLAAKNAILIIEFAVLCREEQGMGPVQAALEAAKLRFRPIVMTSLAFILGCVPLAISTGAGSASRHSIGTGVIGGMLAATLLATFLIPMFYMLVESAADKLGNRKKAKPDDGKVHEA, from the coding sequence GTGATTTCGCGCTTCTTCATCGAACGTCCAGTGTTCGCGATGGTGATTTCCATCGTGATCCTGCTCGCCGGCCTGGTGGCCATGCGTGCGTTGCCTGTCGCCCAGTACCCGGAGATCGTGCCGCCGGAGGTCTCGGTGACGGCTTCCTATCCGGGGGCCAGCTCGCAGGTCATCGCCGAAACCGTGGCCGCGCCGCTGGAGCAGGAAATCAACGGCGTCGAGGGCATGATCTACCAGTTGTCGAACTCCGACAGCAGTGGCGCCATGAGCCTGACCGTGTACTTCGAGGTAGGCACGGACCCGGACCAGGCCACCATCGACGTCAACAACAAGGTGCAGGCGGCCCTCGCCAAGTTGCCCGAAGAGGTGCGCCGGCAAGGGGTGCAGGTGGAGAAGAAATCCGCCGACATCCTGCAGGTGGTGACCCTGTTCTCGCCGGACAACTCCCGCGATCCGATCTTCATCAGCAACTATGCGTTGATCAACGTGATCGACGACCTGAAGCGGATCCCCGGCGTCGGCGACGTCAGCCAGTTCGGTTCCAAGGATTACTCCATGCGCATCTGGCTGCGCCCGGACAAGCTGGCGCAGTACAACCTGACGCCGTCCGACGTGGTCAGTGCGATCCGCGAGCAGAACTCCCAGTTCGCCGCCGGCAGTTTCGGCCAGCAGCCGATGAATGAGCCGCAGGACTTCACCTACATGGCCACGGCCCAGGGGCGCTTCACCGATCCCAAGGAGTTCGAGAACGTCATCCTGCGCAGCGACTCGACCGGCGCCAGCCTGCTGCTCAAGGACGTGGCGCGGGTCGAGCTGGGGGCGCAGGACTACTCCCTGGTGACCTCCCTGAACGGCCAGCAGAACGCGGCGTTCGGTATCTACCTGCAGCCCGGTGCCAACGCCCTGGACACCGCCCAGGCCGTGCGTGACCACATGGCGGCGCTGGCCAAGCGCTTCCCGCAGGGCATCACCTACAAGATTCCCTACGACACCACCACCTTCGTGAAGGTCTCCATCGAGGAGGTGGTCCACACCTTCATCGAGGCGCTGATCCTGGTGATGGTGGTGGTCTTCGTCTTCCTGCAGAACATCCGCGCCACGCTGATCCCGGTGCTGGCTATCCCGGTATCGCTGGTCGGTACCTTTGCCGGCATGTACCTGCTGGGGTTCTCCATCAACCTCCTGTCGCTGTTCGGCATGGTGCTGGCGATCGGCATCGTGGTGGACGACGCCATCGTGGTGCTGGAGAACGTCGAGCGGGTGATGCGCACCGAGAAGCTCAGCCCGAAGGAAGCTGCGATCAAGGCGATGGAAGAAGTGACCGGGCCGATCATCGCCATCGTGCTCGTACTCTGCGCGGTATTCATTCCGGTCGGCTTCCTCGGCGGCCTGGCCGGCCAGATGTACCAGCAGTTCGCGATCACCATCGCGGTGTCGGTAGTGATCTCCGGCATCGTCGCCCTGACACTCTCGCCGGCGCTCTGCGCCCTGATCCTCAAGCCCGAGCACAAGGAACCAGCGGCGCCGTTCCGCTGGTTCAACCGCACCTTCGAGCGCATCACCAACGGCTATGGCGCGGGCGTGCAGTTCTTCCTCAAACGCGCGGTCCTGGGCCTGGTGCTGTTCGGCGGCATGATCGGCCTGCTGGTCATCCTGTTCGGCCGGGTGCCTGGCTCGCTGGTGCCCGACGAAGACCAGGGCTACGTGCTCAACGCCTACTTCCTGCCGCCGGCGGCGTCGCTCAGCCGTACCGAGAAGCTCACCGGCGACGTGACCCAGGAGCTGATGAAGCATCCGGCGGTCGCGGATGTGGTGACCTTCGCCGGCTTCGACATCCTCACCTTCGGTACCCGCAGCAACGCCGGCGTGTCCTTCGTCACCCTGAAGGACTGGAAGGAGCGGAACACGCCGGAGCTGGATGCGCGCAACCTCACCCATGAATTCATGAAGATGGGCGCGGCGCAGGAGGACGGCGTGGTGATGTCCTTCAACCCGCCGCCGATCACCGGCATGAGTACCACCGGCGGCTTCGAGGCATACATCCAGGACCGCAGCGGTGGCACCTCCGAGCAACTGGAGGGCGTGGTGACGAAATTCCTCGCTGCCGCCTCCAAGCGCCCCGAGCTGGCTGGGTTGAACACCACCTTCAACGCCAACGTGCCGCAGTACTACATCGACCTGGACCGCACCAAGGCGCGTTCGCTGGGCGTAGCGATCAATGACGTGTTCACTGCGATGCAGTCCACCTTCGGCAGCTACTACGTCAACGACTTCACCCTGTATGGCCGTACCTGGCAGGTCTCCCTGGAGTCGGAGCCCGAGTTCCGCCGCAAACCGGAGGACCTGAGCCAGGTATTCGTCCGTGCTTCCACCGGCGACCTGGTCCCGCTGTCGACCCTGGTTTCCGTGAGACGCACCCTCGGGCCGGACTCCTACGCGCGCTTCAACGTGTTCCCGGCGGCCAAGCTGCTTGGCGGTCCGGCGCCGGGCTACAGCTCCGGCCAGGCATTGGCGGCGATGCAGGAAGTGGCCGACCAGGTGCTGGGCGAGGACTACTCGCTGGCCTGGATCGGCTCGGCCTACCAGGAGCTCGCCACCCAGGGTTCGGGTAGTACCGCGTTCATTTTCGGCCTGGTCCTGGTATTCCTGATCCTGGCGGCCCAGTACGAACGCTGGACACTGCCGCTGGCGGTGGTCACCGCGGTACCCTTCGCGGTATTCGGGGCGATCCTGGCGATCTGGCTGCGCGGCCTGGACAACGACGTGTACTTCCAGGTGGGCCTGGTGACGCTGATCGGCCTGGCGGCGAAGAACGCCATCCTGATCATCGAGTTCGCCGTGCTATGCCGTGAGGAACAGGGCATGGGCCCGGTGCAGGCGGCGCTGGAGGCGGCCAAGCTGCGTTTCCGCCCGATCGTCATGACCTCGCTGGCCTTCATCCTCGGTTGCGTACCGCTGGCGATCAGCACCGGCGCCGGCTCCGCGAGCCGTCACTCGATCGGTACCGGCGTGATCGGCGGGATGCTCGCCGCGACCCTGCTGGCGACCTTCCTTATCCCGATGTTCTACATGCTGGTTGAATCGGCCGCAGACAAGCTCGGCAATCGCAAGAAAGCCAAGCCGGACGACGGCAAGGTGCACGAGGCGTGA
- a CDS encoding GtrA family protein, translated as MQLKRLALFALGGTLGFMVDATVLQLLISQGLSVYASRAVSFFCAVWVTWRFNRRRTFGKRSHHDGQLREGLRYLAAVSLGGTVNCLGYALALHYWSLAREWPVGAVALGCLLGMLVNYGMSARWVFRPPA; from the coding sequence ATGCAGCTGAAGAGGCTGGCGCTGTTCGCCTTGGGCGGTACGCTGGGCTTCATGGTGGATGCCACGGTACTGCAACTGCTGATCTCGCAGGGGCTGAGCGTCTACGCAAGCCGCGCCGTGTCATTTTTCTGCGCGGTCTGGGTGACCTGGCGATTCAACCGTCGCCGCACTTTCGGAAAGCGCTCCCATCACGACGGGCAGTTGCGGGAAGGTCTCCGCTATCTGGCTGCTGTCAGCCTGGGCGGCACGGTCAACTGTCTGGGCTACGCGCTGGCGCTGCACTATTGGAGCCTGGCCCGTGAATGGCCTGTCGGAGCAGTGGCTCTGGGGTGTTTGCTGGGAATGCTCGTCAACTACGGGATGTCTGCACGCTGGGTATTCCGCCCTCCAGCGTGA
- a CDS encoding efflux RND transporter periplasmic adaptor subunit, which produces MLFVRRLPVVLAVVGLPALFAAALQAEDKPAAAAPPAPPVTVEVAHSSPVPLTFEYSARTAGYREVEVRAQVSGILQRRTYEEGRPVKEGQVLFRIDPRPYEAALGQAKGSLAQTQARYRQTERDLKRIRELQKKGFASESELDRYISDFEQAKADVEAAKANVQAKQIDLNYTTVTAPISGMASKETRSEGSLVAANDPNSSLLTKLTQLDPVYVNFAYPDTAAASLNDGVKSGKLVLPKDGKLSAELRFGDGSKYPIDGVVDFTDSFVNTGTGTVNARAVVPNPQNLLIPGQFVRILIKGITRKDSVTVPERALAQGPRGTFVYVVDKDGFARVRQVTTGQTVDGRWIIEAGVDDGDRVIVDGVIKVRPDQPVRVVEGGAQEPAAKPDQTQS; this is translated from the coding sequence ATGCTGTTCGTCCGTCGCTTGCCCGTTGTGCTTGCCGTTGTTGGCTTGCCGGCTCTATTTGCCGCTGCGTTACAGGCTGAGGACAAGCCCGCTGCCGCTGCGCCTCCCGCGCCGCCGGTGACGGTCGAGGTCGCCCACAGCTCTCCCGTCCCGCTGACCTTCGAGTACTCGGCGCGGACCGCCGGCTACCGCGAGGTGGAGGTTCGCGCGCAGGTCAGTGGCATCCTGCAGCGCCGCACCTATGAGGAAGGCCGTCCGGTTAAGGAAGGCCAGGTGCTGTTCCGCATCGATCCGCGCCCCTACGAGGCCGCGTTGGGGCAGGCCAAGGGCTCGCTGGCGCAGACGCAGGCGCGCTATCGACAGACCGAGCGCGACCTCAAGCGTATCCGCGAACTGCAGAAGAAGGGTTTCGCCAGCGAAAGCGAGCTGGATCGCTACATTTCCGACTTCGAACAGGCCAAGGCGGATGTCGAGGCGGCCAAGGCGAACGTACAGGCCAAGCAGATCGACCTCAACTACACCACGGTGACCGCGCCGATCTCCGGCATGGCGAGCAAGGAAACCCGTTCCGAGGGCAGCCTGGTGGCCGCCAACGATCCGAATTCCAGCCTGCTGACCAAGCTCACCCAGCTCGATCCGGTCTACGTCAACTTCGCCTACCCGGACACCGCCGCCGCCAGCCTCAACGATGGCGTCAAGAGTGGGAAGCTGGTGCTGCCCAAGGATGGCAAGCTCAGCGCCGAGCTGCGCTTCGGCGACGGCTCCAAGTACCCCATCGACGGTGTGGTCGACTTCACTGACAGCTTCGTCAACACCGGCACCGGTACGGTGAATGCCCGTGCGGTGGTGCCCAACCCGCAGAACCTGCTGATCCCCGGCCAGTTCGTGCGCATCCTGATCAAGGGCATCACCCGCAAGGATTCGGTTACCGTGCCCGAGCGTGCGCTGGCCCAGGGCCCGCGCGGCACCTTCGTTTACGTGGTGGACAAGGACGGTTTCGCCCGCGTTCGCCAGGTCACCACCGGGCAAACGGTCGACGGCCGATGGATCATCGAGGCCGGCGTGGACGATGGCGACCGGGTGATCGTCGACGGTGTCATCAAGGTGCGTCCCGATCAGCCGGTGCGGGTCGTGGAAGGCGGCGCGCAGGAGCCTGCGGCCAAACCCGACCAGACCCAGTCGTAA